One Coffea arabica cultivar ET-39 chromosome 5e, Coffea Arabica ET-39 HiFi, whole genome shotgun sequence DNA segment encodes these proteins:
- the LOC140006704 gene encoding probable sodium/metabolite cotransporter BASS1, chloroplastic, protein MQSSLFMIHGTARTCYPNCSRIGGIAGSPTSRKNTSLNFSNLKLAKSQENYQFTKPISLVPAKPKRSLLCGNSSNGTVSADDGGSSSIASNASSGRSWIEAVGDAISTAFPLWVAIGCLLGLLKPSSYNWVQPKWTIMGITLTMLGMGMTLTFDDLRGALAMPKELFTGFVLQYSIMPLSGFFVSKLLNLPSHYAAGLILVGCCPGGTASNIVTYIARGNVALSVLMTAASTLSAVVMTPALTAKLAGQYVAVDAPGLFMSTLQVVLLPVLAGAFLNQYFQSIVKIVSPLMPPIAVLTVAVLCGNAIAQSSSTILMSGQQVALATVLLHASGFFFGYVLSRMLGLDVSSSRTISIEVGMQNSVLGVVLATQHFGNPLTAVPCAVSSVCHSIFGSALAGIWRQSVPTQVQN, encoded by the exons ATGCAATCTTCATTGTTCATGATTCATGGAACAGCAAGAACCTGCTACCCAAATTGTAGTAGAATAGGTGGAATAGCTGGGAGTCCCACTTCAAGAAAAAACACATCTTTGAATTTCTCCAATCTCAAACTCGCTAAATCTCAAGAAAACTATCAATTTACAAAACCCATCTCACTAGTCCCAGCTAAACCCAAAAGGTCACTTCTTTGTGGCAATTCTTCGAACGGTACTGTGAGTGCAGATGATGGTGGGAGTAGCAGCATTGCAAGTAATGCTAGCAGTGGCAGGAGTTGGATCGAGGCTGTTGGGGATGCTATTTCTACTGCTTTTCCTTTGTGGGTTGCTATAGGTTGTTTGCTGGGGCTGCTGAAGCCTAGTTCCTATAATTGGGTGCAGCCCAAATGGACTATCATGGGGATCACGCTAACTATGCTTGGCATGGGAATGACTCTCACTTTTGATGATCTTAGAGGTGCTTTGGCTATGCCTAAGGAGTTGTTCACTGGATTTGTGCTCCAATATTCG ATAATGCCACTATCTGGATTTTTTGTCAGCAAGCTCTTGAATTTGCCATCCCATTATGCGGCTGGCTTAATTTTGGTTGGGTGTTGCCCTGGAG GAACGGCGAGCAATATTGTCACATATATTGCACG CGGAAATGTGGCCCTTTCAGTGTTAATGACTGCTGCTAGCACCCTATCTGCTGTG GTTATGACCCCTGCTCTTACTGCAAAACTTGCAGGGCAATATGTTGCTGTAGATGCACCTGGATTATTTATGTCAACCTTGCAG GTTGTGCTTCTACCTGTTCTAGCTGGCGCGTTCCTTAATCAGTATTTCCAGAGCATTGTTAAAATTGTCTCTCCCTTAATGCCACCCATTGCAGTGTTAACTGTGGCAGTTCTGTGTGGAAATGCAATCGCACAGAGTTCTTCTACAATCCTAATGTCTGGTCAACAAGTGGCTTTAGCCACAGTTCTTCTTCATGCATCTGGATTCTTCTTTGGCTATGTGCTCTCAAGGATGCTGGGCCTTGATGTATCTTCATCTAGAACAATTTCAATTGAGGTTGGCATGCAG AATTCGGTGCTTGGAGTAGTTCTTGCCACTCAACACTTTGGAAATCCTCTGACTGCAGTGCCATGTGCAGTTTCCAGTGTGTGTCACTCGATCTTTGGTAGTGCCTTAGCTGGAATCTGGAGACAATCTGTCCCTACGCAAGTGCAGAATTAG
- the LOC140003989 gene encoding uncharacterized protein isoform X1 — protein sequence MGNKLHELPPLKRYRLIQQEEKLTQNIHPNHRNFPAPSCLPAKKRKESRNLLPIDPISNTATYSLPAKKRVWAIQPFDLNIEYHQPFLDNTEKSQKVSEEVNQIPDAKVDSNAREGKNKAEDKEDKVSESEIQDKEGNIRLEELNEENKEHVDNGDGDDEDDGILCAICESTDGDPSDPIVFCDGCELMVHATCYGHPFTKGIPDGDWFCAKCLASQSPYRTNTSNHIKPFSCCLCPVTGGALKPTTDKGKWAHLVCALFVPEAFFSDPEGREGIDVTKVPARRWKQKCYICKSKNGCAIDCSEPRCPLAFHVTCALKENLCIEYSEGRNKKVIVAGFCGTHSDLWEKGCFSLASNREVGSTRLWQGISTRSSKDLWVVGSRSTI from the exons ATGGGGAACAAGCTTCATGAGTTGCCTCCCCTCAAGAGGTACAGGCTCattcaacaagaagaaaagctgACCCAGAACATCCATCCAAACCACCGCAATTTTCCAGCCCCCTCGTGCCTTCCCGCTAAAAAACGCAAAGAATCCCGCAATCTCCTCCCAATAGATCCCATTTCCAACACAGCCACCTATTCTTTACCTGCCAAGAAAAGAGTTTGGGCCATCCAACCATTCGATCTCAATATCGAATATCATCAGCCTTTCTTGGATAATACCGAGAAATCCCAGAAGGTGTCTGAAGAGGTAAACCAAATCCCAGATGCCAAAGTTGACAGTAACGCACGTGAAGGCAAGAACAAAGCAGAAGACAAGGAGGACAAAGTATCTGAAAGTGAAATCCAGGACAAGGAAGGAAATATTCGACTTGAAGaattaaatgaagaaaataaggaGCATGTAGACAACGGCGATGGCGATGACGAGGATGATGGGATTTTATGTGCTATCTGTGAAAGCACAGACGGAGATCCTTCAGATCCAATTGTTTTTTGTGATGGCTGTGAGCTAATGGTCCATGCAACTTGCTATGGTCACCCTTTTACAAAAGGTATCCCAGATGGTGATTGGTTTTGTGCAAAATGCTTGGCTTCTCAATCACCTTATAGGACCAATACCTCCAATCATATTAAGCCATTTTCTTGCTGTCTCTGCCCTGTGACTGGTGGTGCTCTGAAGCCCACAACGGATAAAGGCAAATGGGCTCATCTTGTTTGTGCACTTTTCGTTCCTGAGGCATTTTTTAGTGACCCTGAAGGCAGAGAAGGGATTGACGTAACTAAGGTTCCAGCCAGGAGATGGAAGCAGAAGTGCTATATTTGCAAATCCAAGAATGGTTGTGCCATCGATTGCTCTGAGCCCAGATGTCCATTGGCTTTTCATGTGACTTGTGCGCTGAAAGAAAATCTTTGCATTGAGTACTCTGAAGGAAGGAATAAAAAAGTCATTGTTGCTGGTTTTTGTGGAACTCACTCTGATCTATGGGAAAAG gGATGTTTTTCTCTTGCCAGCAACAGAGAAGTGGGAAGTACAAGATTGTGGCAAGGGATAAGCACGAGAAGTAGCAAAGATCTGTGGGTTGTGGGATCAAGAAGCACTATCtga
- the LOC140006702 gene encoding uncharacterized protein — translation MFQWIYTGKFVVLISMMELLVSTEEAHISAIGDPGMRMDDLRLAIEAWNQCNEVGEEAPRMGSPRKADCFDVNYSTSPISLVHKVGEKDNALGVSSAPSQGIGELDVNQYAAWKELYLGSICQVQDKSKPWQFWKIMLKNGNMDTLAAICPVNGKKASPFRKSVFPCFGKGCMNMPSMYHNYTSVQGYQGSHTLRGSFYGTWDLNCDMNKTTIQNGTSYYAVTWEKVVGKASWNFHHVLKTSPKYPWLMLYLRADTTEGFSGGYHYETRGILRVIPKSPYFKVKLTLDVRRGGGRRSQFYLLDIGGCWKNNGKPCDGDVTTDVTRYSEMILNPEVYSWCNPSSLGSCPLYHTFPNGTRVHRTDEKNFPYKAYHLYCSPGNAKHPGEPHSFCDPYSNPQPQEILQILPHPVWSDYGYPTEAGEGWIGYPKTWELDAGRLSQALYFYQDPGSPPAKRYWPSINVGTEIFGSEDEIAEWTVSDFDIVVPEEQYSRGTRMSVKIYLVCCFLISYPIIYQIFRT, via the exons ATGTTTCAGTGGATTTATACTGGTAAATTTGTAGTCCTGATTTCAATGATGGAATTGCTAGTTTCTACGGAGGAAGCTCACATTTCAGCTATTGGCGATCCTGGCATGAGGATGGATGATCTTAGATTGGCAATTGAGGCATGGAATCAGTGCAACGAGGTTGGTGAAGAAGCTCCGAGGATGGGAAGTCCTAGGAAAGCAGATTGCTTTGATGTCAATTATTCTACATCACCAA TCAGCTTAGTTCACAAGGTAGGCGAGAAAGACAATGCACTTGGTGTATCGAGTGCCCCTTCGCAAGGGATCGGGGAACTAGATGTCAATCAATATGCAGCATGGAAGGAGCTATATTTAGGCAGCATATGTCAAGTGCAAGACAAATCAAAACCTTGGCAGTTCTGGAAAATAATGCTGAAAAATGGCAACATGGATACTCTGGCTGCAATTTGCCCTGTCAATGGCAAGAAAGCCAGTCCTTTTCGAAAGTCTGTCTTTCCATGCTTCGGAAAAGGTTGCATGAACATGCCATCAATGTACCATAACTACACCAGTGTTCAAGGATACCAAGGTTCTCATACACTAAGGGGAAGCTTTTATGGAACATGGGATCTGAATTGTGATATGAATAAGACAACTATACAAAATGGCACTTCATATTATGCAGTAACTTGGGAGAAGGTAGTGGGAAAAGCCAGTTGGAATTTTCACCACGTACTCAAAACATCACCAAAGTATCCCTGGTTAATGCTCTACCTTCGGGCAGACACTACAGAAGGGTTCTCTGGGGGATACCACTATGAAACCAGAGGAATTTTACGAGTG ATTCCAAAATCACCATACTTCAAAGTCAAGTTGACACTAGATGTAAGGCGAGGAgggggtagaagaagtcaattCTATCTTTTGGACATCGGTGGCTGTTGGAAGAACAATGGAAAGCCTTGCGATGGAGATGTGACAACTGATGTCACTAGATACAGCGAAATGATCCTAAATCCTGAGGTATACTCATGGTGCAATCCAAGTAGTCTAGGCTCTTGTCCTCTCTACCATACTTTTCCCAATGGCACTCGTGTACACCGCACAGACGAGAAAAATTTCCCATACAAGGCATACCACCTATATTGCTCTCCAGGCAATGCTAAGCATCCAGGGGAGCCCCATAGCTTTTGTGATCCTTACAGTAATCCACAGCCCCAAGAAATTCTGCAGATTTTGCCTCATCCTGTTTGGAGTGATTATGGGTATCCAACAGAGGCAGGTGAAGGTTGGATTGGTTATCCAAAAACTTGGGAACTTGATGCTGGCAGATTGTCACAGGCACTTTACTTCTATCAG GATCCTGGCTCCCCACCGGCAAAGAGATATTGGCCGTCGATCAATGTGGGCACAGAGATTTTTGGCAGCGAGGATGAAATTGCAGAATGGACAGTTAGCGACTTTGATATTGTCGTTCCAGAGGAACAATATTCCCGAGGAACACGGATGTCAGTAAAAATATATCTGGTCTGCTGTTTCCTCATTTCTTATCCAATCATTTATCAAATTTTCCGTACATAA
- the LOC140006701 gene encoding mitogen-activated protein kinase 19-like, with translation MQQDQRKKSSKEADFFTEYGDANRYKILEVIGKGSYGVVCAAIDTHTGEKVAIKKINDIFEHISDAIRILREIKLLRLLRHPDIVEIKRIMMPPSKREFRDIYVVFELMESDLHQVIKANDDLTHEHHRFFLYQMLRALKYMHTANVYHRDLKPKNILANANCKLKICDFGLARVAFSDTPTTIFWTDYVATRWYRAPELCGSFFSKYTPAIDIWSIGCIFAEVLTGKPLFPGKSVVHQLELITDLLGTPSADTISGVRNEKARKYLTDMRRKQPIPFIEKFPNADPLALRLLQRLLAFDPKDRPTAEEALAHPYFKGLAKIEREPSCQPISKLEFEFERRRVTKEDVRELIFREILEYHPQLLKDYMAGNDVANFLYPSAIGHFRKQFAYLEENGGKSGPVIPPERKHVSLPRSTVNSSIIAPKSDQNDSAFDNRRSSQEVSSSVNVSETISGTPAKVLRAPPRVPPAKPGRVVGPVIPYENVRNINHGHDGRAYIQNPVLPPQAMSPQYFFRTANTLKNQDKHVPEAVKNSSAQAKLPHQHHYPPAKSTPVITTDINNHHQQHSLYYQSQAKSVQLNGQIALDAKLLQAQSQFGAVGAAAVAVAAHREVGAIQYGLT, from the exons ATGCAGCAAGATCAACGCAAAAAG AGCTCCAAGGAGGCAGATTTTTTTACGGAGTATGGGGATGCCAACCGTTACAAAATTCTGGAAGTAATAGGGAAGGGGAGCTATGGAGTTGTATGTGCAGCCATTGACACACATACTGGAGAAAAAGTAGCAATAAAGAAGATAAATGACATCTTTGAGCATATTTCTGATGCTATTCGAATTTTGCGCGAGATTAAACTGCTTAGGCTTTTACGACATCCTGATATTGTTGAAATCAAGCGGATTATGATGCCACCCTCAAAGCGAGAATTTAGAGATATTTATGTCGTTTTCGAGCTTATGGAGTCGGACCTTCACCAAGTTATTAAAGCGAATGATGATTTGACGCATGAACATCATCGGTTTTTCCTTTATCAGATGCTACGTGCACTGAAATATATGCATACAG CGAATGTGTATCATCGGGATCTTAAGCCAAAAAATATATTGGCCAATGCAAACTGCAAACTTAAAATATGTGATTTTGGATTAGCGAGAGTTGCTTTTAGTGATACTCCTACAACAATTTTTTGGACG GATTATGTTGCTACAAGATGGTATAGGGCTCCCGAGTTATGTGGATCCTTCTTCTCAAAG TATACACCTGCAATTGACATCTGGAGTATTGGCTGTATATTCGCTGAGGTACTGACTGGAAAGCCTCTGTTTCCGGGTAAAAGTGTCGTTCATCAGTTGGAACTGATTACTGATCTTCTGGGGACACCATCAGCTGATACGATATCTGGA GTTCGCAATGAGAAGGCAAGAAAATATTTGACTGATATGCGGAGAAAGCAACCGATTCCTTTTATTGAGAAATTTCCAAATGCAGATCCTTTGGCTCTTCGACTACTACAAAGGCTCTTAGCTTTTGATCCTAAGGACCGACCAACTGCTGAAGAG GCATTGGCTCATCCTTATTTCAAGGGGCTGGCAAAGATTGAGAGGGAACCTTCTTGTCAGCCAATCTCAAAGCTAGAGTTTGAGTTTGAGCGCCGAAGGGTGACTAAGGAGGACGTTAGGGAATTAATATTTCGGGAGATATTAGAATACCACCCTCAACTGCTGAAGGATTACATGGCTGGAAATGATGTGGCAAATTTTCTCTATCCTAG TGCTATTGGTCATTTTAGAAAACAATTTGCCTATCTCGAGGAAAATGGTGGCAAAAGCGGGCCTGTTATTCCCCCTGAGAGAAAGCACGTCTCTCTTCCACG GTCTaccgtcaattcaagcattatCGCTCCTAAATCAGATCAGAATGATTCTGCTTTTGATAATCGACGAAGCAGTCAAGAAGTTTCGAGCAGTGTTAATGTTTCAGAAACCATCTCTGGGACTCCAGCGAAGGTTTTGCGGGCACCACCACGTGTGCCACCAG CTAAACCTGGAAGAGTTGTGGGACCTGTTATACCGTATGAGAACGTCAGAAACATAAATcatggccatgatggaagagcGTACATTCAGAATCCCGTCCTTCCTCCTCAGGCCATGTCTCCGCAGTATTTCTTTAGGACCGCTAACACTTTGAAGAATCAAGATAAGCATGTTCCTGAAGCGGTCAAGAACTCCTCCGCTCAGGCAAAATTGCCGCATCAACACCACTACCCGCCTGCCAAGTCAACTCCTGTCATTACCACTGATATCAACAATCACCACCAGCAGCACAGCCTCTATTACCAGTCACAGGCAAAATCCGTCCAGTTAAATGGTCAAATTGCGCTTGATGCAAAATTGCTACAGGCACAGTCTCAATTTGGTGCAGTTGGCGCCGCAGCTGTTGCTGTTGCTGCTCATAGAGAGGTTGGTGCCATTCAGTATGGGCTGACTTAG
- the LOC140006703 gene encoding uncharacterized protein: MGQQPFWFFLELCYVAIFLVALRPNRVAGCGKEEFESAIGDPGMKRDGLRVAIEAWNQCNEVHKEAPQMGSPRRADCFDLHKHTRPTSHAKLVHKVKKKDNKLGIANARAQGFKNISVDQYAAWKELFLGKKCQVKDKPRPWQFWMIMLKSGNTDTLAAICRKDGKKSKPFPPGPRFPCFGKGCMNMPRIYHQYTKVQKHKKHRKNLRGSFFGTWDLDMDIKNAACRNDTSYYSVVWKKKIGKGSWVFHHLLKTSSKYPWLMLYLRSDATRGFSGGYHYQTRGMSKIIPKSPHFKVKFTLKIKRGGGRNSQFYLMDIGSCWKNNGKRCNGDVTTDVTRYSEMIINPSTQSWCKASDISKCPPYHTFPNGTRVHRGDKERFPYDAYHLYCAPGNAKYLEEPYNLCDHYSNPQPQEILQILPHPVWGDYGYPTRKGEGWIGDARTWELDVGRLSQSLYFYQDPGTKPAKRHWPSVDLGTEIYLSGNEIAEWSVSDFDIIVPKKHYRDFR; encoded by the exons ATGGGGCAGCAGCCATTTTGGTTTTTTCTTGAACTCTGTTATGTTGCTATTTTCTTAGTGGCTTTGAGGCCAAATAGGGTTGCAGGGTGTGGGAAAGAAGAGTTTGAATCAGCCATAGGTGATCCGGGGATGAAAAGAGATGGTCTCAGAGTAGCAATTGAGGCATGGAACCAGTGCAACGAGGTTCACAAAGAAGCCCCTCAAATGGGAAGCCCCAGGCGAGCTGATTGCTTTGATCTCCACAAACACACTCGTCCAACTTCACATG CCAAGTTGGTTCACAAGGTAAAGAAAAAAGACAATAAGCTTGGCATAGCAAATGCTAGAGCCCAAGGCTTCAAGAACATCAGTGTCGATCAGTATGCAGCATGGAAAGAGCTATTCTTAGGTAAGAAATGCCAGGTGAAAGACAAGCCAAGGCCCTGGCAATTCTGGATGATTATGCTGAAGAGTGGAAACACAGACACATTAGCTGCTATTTGTCGCAAAGATGGCAAGAAATCCAAGCCATTTCCACCGGGGCCTCGTTTTCCATGCTTTGGCAAAGGTTGTATGAACATGCCGAGGATATATCATCAGTATACTAAAGTGCAGAAGCATAAAAAACATAGGAAAAATCTAAGAGGAAGTTTTTTCGGTACATGGGATTTGGACATGGATATAAAAAACGCAGCTTGTAGGAATGACACTTCGTATTATTCAGTTGTATGGAAGAAGAAGATTGGCAAGGGAAGTTGGGTTTTTCATCATCTTCTCAAGACATCATCCAAGTACCCCTGGTTAATGCTCTACTTGAGATCAGATGCCACAAGGGGATTCTCTGGGGGCTACCATTACCAAACCAGAGGAATGTCCAAAATT ATTCCCAAATCACCACATTTCAAAGTCAAATTCACATTGAAAATAAAGAGAGGAGGAGGTCGAAATAGCCAATTCTACCTCATGGACATAGGTAGCTGCTGGAAAAACAATGGAAAACGTTGCAATGGAGATGTGACCACAGACGTTACGCGATATAGTGAAATGATTATAAACCCCAGCACACAATCCTGGTGCAAAGCAAGTGATATCAGTAAGTGCCCCCCTTACCACACCTTTCCAAATGGAACTCGAGTTCATCGCGGTGATAAGGAACGCTTTCCTTATGATGCTTACCACCTTTACTGTGCTCCCGGCAATGCTAAGTATCTTGAGGAACCATACAACCTATGTGATCATTATAGCAATCCTCAGCCTCAGGAAATACTGCAGATCCTACCTCATCCAGTTTGGGGAGATTATGGATATCCGACAAGGAAGGGTGAAGGCTGGATCGGGGATGCAAGGACTTGGGAACTTGATGTTGGAAGACTTTCACAATCTCTTTATTTCTACCAGGATCCAGGCACTAAACCAGCGAAGAGACATTGGCCATCCGTGGACTTGGGAACTGAGATTTATCTCAGTGGCAATGAAATAGCTGAATGGAGTGTAAGTGACTTTGACATAATAGTTCCAAAGAAACACTATCGCGATTTTCGGTGA
- the LOC140003989 gene encoding uncharacterized protein isoform X3, with product MGNKLHELPPLKRYRLIQQEEKLTQNIHPNHRNFPAPSCLPAKKRKESRNLLPIDPISNTATYSLPAKKRVWAIQPFDLNIEYHQPFLDNTEKSQKVSEEVNQIPDAKVDSNAREGKNKAEDKEDKVSESEIQDKEGNIRLEELNEENKEHVDNGDGDDEDDGILCAICESTDGDPSDPIVFCDGCELMVHATCYGHPFTKGIPDGDWFCAKCLASQSPYRTNTSNHIKPFSCCLCPVTGGALKPTTDKGKWAHLVCALFVPEAFFSDPEGREGIDVTKVPARRWKQKCYICKSKNGCAIDCSEPRCPLAFHVTCALKENLCIEYSEGRNKKVIVAGFCGTHSDLWEKRSGKYKIVARDKHEK from the exons ATGGGGAACAAGCTTCATGAGTTGCCTCCCCTCAAGAGGTACAGGCTCattcaacaagaagaaaagctgACCCAGAACATCCATCCAAACCACCGCAATTTTCCAGCCCCCTCGTGCCTTCCCGCTAAAAAACGCAAAGAATCCCGCAATCTCCTCCCAATAGATCCCATTTCCAACACAGCCACCTATTCTTTACCTGCCAAGAAAAGAGTTTGGGCCATCCAACCATTCGATCTCAATATCGAATATCATCAGCCTTTCTTGGATAATACCGAGAAATCCCAGAAGGTGTCTGAAGAGGTAAACCAAATCCCAGATGCCAAAGTTGACAGTAACGCACGTGAAGGCAAGAACAAAGCAGAAGACAAGGAGGACAAAGTATCTGAAAGTGAAATCCAGGACAAGGAAGGAAATATTCGACTTGAAGaattaaatgaagaaaataaggaGCATGTAGACAACGGCGATGGCGATGACGAGGATGATGGGATTTTATGTGCTATCTGTGAAAGCACAGACGGAGATCCTTCAGATCCAATTGTTTTTTGTGATGGCTGTGAGCTAATGGTCCATGCAACTTGCTATGGTCACCCTTTTACAAAAGGTATCCCAGATGGTGATTGGTTTTGTGCAAAATGCTTGGCTTCTCAATCACCTTATAGGACCAATACCTCCAATCATATTAAGCCATTTTCTTGCTGTCTCTGCCCTGTGACTGGTGGTGCTCTGAAGCCCACAACGGATAAAGGCAAATGGGCTCATCTTGTTTGTGCACTTTTCGTTCCTGAGGCATTTTTTAGTGACCCTGAAGGCAGAGAAGGGATTGACGTAACTAAGGTTCCAGCCAGGAGATGGAAGCAGAAGTGCTATATTTGCAAATCCAAGAATGGTTGTGCCATCGATTGCTCTGAGCCCAGATGTCCATTGGCTTTTCATGTGACTTGTGCGCTGAAAGAAAATCTTTGCATTGAGTACTCTGAAGGAAGGAATAAAAAAGTCATTGTTGCTGGTTTTTGTGGAACTCACTCTGATCTATGGGAAAAG AGAAGTGGGAAGTACAAGATTGTGGCAAGGGATAAGCACGAGAAGTAG
- the LOC140003989 gene encoding uncharacterized protein isoform X2, translated as MGNKLHELPPLKRYRLIQQEEKLTQNIHPNHRNFPAPSCLPAKKRKESRNLLPIDPISNTATYSLPAKKRVWAIQPFDLNIEYHQPFLDNTEKSQKVSEEVNQIPDAKVDSNAREGKNKAEDKEDKVSESEIQDKEGNIRLEELNEENKEHVDNGDGDDEDDGILCAICESTDGDPSDPIVFCDGCELMVHATCYGHPFTKGIPDGDWFCAKCLASQSPYRTNTSNHIKPFSCCLCPVTGGALKPTTDKGKWAHLVCALFVPEAFFSDPEGREGIDVTKVPARRWKQKCYICKSKNGCAIDCSEPRCPLAFHVTCALKENLCIEYSEGRNKKVIVAGFCGTHSDLWEKQQRSGKYKIVARDKHEK; from the exons ATGGGGAACAAGCTTCATGAGTTGCCTCCCCTCAAGAGGTACAGGCTCattcaacaagaagaaaagctgACCCAGAACATCCATCCAAACCACCGCAATTTTCCAGCCCCCTCGTGCCTTCCCGCTAAAAAACGCAAAGAATCCCGCAATCTCCTCCCAATAGATCCCATTTCCAACACAGCCACCTATTCTTTACCTGCCAAGAAAAGAGTTTGGGCCATCCAACCATTCGATCTCAATATCGAATATCATCAGCCTTTCTTGGATAATACCGAGAAATCCCAGAAGGTGTCTGAAGAGGTAAACCAAATCCCAGATGCCAAAGTTGACAGTAACGCACGTGAAGGCAAGAACAAAGCAGAAGACAAGGAGGACAAAGTATCTGAAAGTGAAATCCAGGACAAGGAAGGAAATATTCGACTTGAAGaattaaatgaagaaaataaggaGCATGTAGACAACGGCGATGGCGATGACGAGGATGATGGGATTTTATGTGCTATCTGTGAAAGCACAGACGGAGATCCTTCAGATCCAATTGTTTTTTGTGATGGCTGTGAGCTAATGGTCCATGCAACTTGCTATGGTCACCCTTTTACAAAAGGTATCCCAGATGGTGATTGGTTTTGTGCAAAATGCTTGGCTTCTCAATCACCTTATAGGACCAATACCTCCAATCATATTAAGCCATTTTCTTGCTGTCTCTGCCCTGTGACTGGTGGTGCTCTGAAGCCCACAACGGATAAAGGCAAATGGGCTCATCTTGTTTGTGCACTTTTCGTTCCTGAGGCATTTTTTAGTGACCCTGAAGGCAGAGAAGGGATTGACGTAACTAAGGTTCCAGCCAGGAGATGGAAGCAGAAGTGCTATATTTGCAAATCCAAGAATGGTTGTGCCATCGATTGCTCTGAGCCCAGATGTCCATTGGCTTTTCATGTGACTTGTGCGCTGAAAGAAAATCTTTGCATTGAGTACTCTGAAGGAAGGAATAAAAAAGTCATTGTTGCTGGTTTTTGTGGAACTCACTCTGATCTATGGGAAAAG CAACAGAGAAGTGGGAAGTACAAGATTGTGGCAAGGGATAAGCACGAGAAGTAG